A portion of the Paenibacillus hamazuiensis genome contains these proteins:
- a CDS encoding RNA polymerase sigma factor, translating into MRSEKEFEPNEGGADFSGERGLEAELARRARAGDSAAFGELVHRYRAKAFGIARRIARDPHIAEDVVQEALLQAYRHIRTLADVDRFAPWLSRIVRNQALMNVRRAGARPPETTFTGVTGRGHALAGDDSGSRDLDSLLYRLTRSGGTPDAEADPEHALLRREFFTAIQEMMHGLSAKERDVFEAHFFDRLSPQEIARLLAMPETSVYKFISRSRQKVKENRLRHYLRDRIREEAGARDCKAVTLPLRAARETWEQCRSSLAACLYLLLRHTGICGGIGLSETMGFTGQAFRISVESRRIDASGPHMYFWEPAFAQGLANLGLVVRHVGDGGMPPSSYMLGEALGLIRWAIASGAPVIAWDLFQPEFGLLYGYDDDRQLLIGDDGQGAKKLAYERLGQGAAGGLFVMTVEKGAGRPETDQAVSQLIGMITAHAYGEKTFPGYVCGLPAYDAWQRAFRERAVDPLGNAYTLRIAADAREHAVRFLRGLSGRWQGEKARLLFDAEGHYYEAAACLARLAAMFPFPGGGRPLDPDLAGLAIAHLAEAREHEAAGIETLGRLSRILN; encoded by the coding sequence GTGCGATCGGAGAAAGAGTTCGAACCCAATGAAGGTGGCGCCGACTTCAGCGGCGAGCGGGGGCTGGAAGCGGAGCTCGCCCGCCGGGCCAGGGCCGGGGATTCCGCCGCCTTCGGCGAGCTTGTGCACCGATACCGGGCCAAAGCGTTCGGCATCGCCCGCCGCATCGCCCGCGATCCGCACATTGCCGAAGACGTCGTGCAGGAGGCGCTGCTGCAGGCGTACCGGCATATCCGCACGCTGGCGGACGTCGATCGCTTCGCGCCATGGCTGAGCCGGATCGTCCGCAATCAGGCGCTGATGAATGTCCGCCGTGCGGGTGCCAGGCCGCCGGAAACGACGTTTACCGGCGTCACCGGGAGAGGGCATGCGTTAGCAGGAGACGATTCCGGTTCGCGGGACCTGGACAGCCTCCTTTACCGTCTGACGAGGTCCGGCGGGACGCCGGATGCCGAAGCGGATCCGGAACATGCGCTGCTGCGCCGGGAGTTTTTTACCGCCATACAGGAGATGATGCATGGATTATCGGCCAAGGAGCGGGATGTTTTCGAAGCCCATTTTTTTGACCGGCTGTCCCCGCAGGAAATCGCCCGCCTGCTTGCAATGCCGGAAACCAGCGTTTACAAATTCATTTCCAGATCGCGGCAAAAGGTGAAAGAAAACCGGCTGCGCCATTATTTGCGCGACCGGATCCGCGAGGAGGCGGGGGCGCGTGACTGCAAGGCGGTAACGCTGCCCCTTCGGGCCGCACGGGAAACTTGGGAACAATGCCGGTCTTCGCTGGCGGCGTGTCTGTACCTGCTGCTTCGGCATACCGGTATTTGCGGCGGCATCGGCTTGTCCGAGACGATGGGATTTACCGGGCAGGCGTTTCGGATTAGCGTGGAAAGCCGGCGGATCGATGCGTCGGGGCCGCATATGTATTTTTGGGAGCCTGCTTTCGCACAAGGGCTAGCGAATCTCGGGCTTGTCGTGCGGCATGTCGGGGACGGAGGAATGCCTCCTTCCTCCTACATGCTCGGAGAGGCGTTAGGTTTGATTCGGTGGGCGATTGCGTCGGGGGCTCCCGTTATCGCGTGGGACTTGTTTCAGCCGGAATTCGGTCTGTTGTACGGTTATGACGACGACCGGCAGCTGCTGATCGGGGATGACGGTCAAGGTGCCAAAAAGCTCGCTTATGAAAGGCTGGGTCAAGGAGCCGCGGGCGGACTTTTCGTGATGACCGTGGAAAAAGGAGCTGGCCGGCCGGAAACAGATCAGGCGGTGAGTCAATTGATCGGAATGATCACAGCCCATGCCTACGGGGAAAAGACGTTTCCCGGCTACGTGTGCGGGCTGCCAGCCTATGACGCATGGCAGCGGGCGTTCCGCGAACGTGCGGTGGATCCGCTGGGCAACGCTTATACGCTGCGAATCGCAGCCGATGCGCGGGAGCATGCGGTTCGTTTTCTGCGAGGCTTGTCCGGGCGATGGCAGGGTGAAAAAGCCAGGCTGCTGTTCGACGCCGAGGGGCATTATTACGAAGCGGCGGCTTGCCTGGCCCGGCTGGCCGCCATGTTTCCGTTTCCCGGAGGCGGCAGGCCGCTCGATCCGGACTTGGCGGGTCTCGCGATCGCTCATCTTGCCGAGGCGAGGGAACATGAGGCGGCGGGGATCGAAACGTTAGGGCGGCTGAGCCGCATTTTGAATTGA
- a CDS encoding LamG domain-containing protein, translating to MSMEMKADGREPLWIAVYRGNEAIDRLVAASESHPVRTADGIQFTDSFGIHPARTEREYATPLTIEATVMTDSTNIGFIFAKGQIILNWDRREDLLRVKHPATGQAFNVPGLGFVPAGRWHHVEWIIAEDVMRLLVNGEERFALPGNYRGLKGKVGVHTGWRANLTVGSVSIREHLPASGVREGEPEADGSIRAVPGYHALPHASSFVGCLLGALRFYNRYVDEAVFAAGTGHSFHLRLGEDAGPEVQLDLVRGYGLDVTKRSGEEDAAEFVRSALAKGLPLFGKWAGEKQYRAIRSCNREGFRSEAPEAGIAAWSAAAGASDLELYAVRPAKEAEERERIIAVFRYAADVGASSAASAFGQWIAASSAPDAKPAELASAALNWSAKREDIVQLLRSVQVGQTGGNQAGLHEEAARLYEAARDKLREAAELAEASRKDAGGWRSRAAGCMEAARQAELEAARTLGRIAEALAGRKLLPGLVYQGDSCISHFNTLVGVARYYGIDASDSWIRGATGRPFLMAVHPEVNVHDHCLALPEHKMIELFAAGLGLELGSVQGDVRGEARLALLREAWDAARAAIDAGWAVFGRSVDQPGGEYALIVGYDQDGYYSHSWHGRAGSAIPWPQLGRGVCPCEPCTRRRNDWKREGPVKTPCRCQACRRLQATGPFLPPEEAGDIRLYWAKPGKPAEDHSVVSGALRLAVEFAAPDGPWVQPDLRTGAEAYDVWIRALEKGIVDGWYLGLYANAWRELRYHAGQFLSEAKERLAAMLPHSASAFDDAIRQAQKLNEIFTKLNEMFPWMQPFGPIPDKERRYAGAELLRKGRQAELDAIESYTRLLEHLEG from the coding sequence ATGAGTATGGAAATGAAAGCAGACGGACGCGAGCCGCTTTGGATAGCGGTATACCGCGGCAATGAAGCGATTGACCGGCTTGTTGCCGCATCGGAAAGCCATCCGGTACGGACGGCGGACGGCATCCAGTTTACCGATTCGTTCGGCATCCATCCTGCGCGGACGGAGCGGGAATACGCAACGCCGCTGACGATCGAAGCGACGGTGATGACCGACAGCACGAATATCGGGTTTATTTTCGCCAAAGGACAAATCATCCTGAACTGGGACCGCCGCGAAGATTTGCTTCGCGTCAAACATCCGGCAACAGGCCAGGCTTTTAACGTACCGGGCCTCGGGTTTGTGCCTGCCGGACGCTGGCATCACGTGGAGTGGATTATCGCTGAGGATGTGATGAGGCTGCTGGTGAACGGGGAGGAGCGGTTCGCGCTGCCCGGCAATTACCGCGGGCTCAAGGGGAAAGTCGGAGTGCATACCGGCTGGAGAGCGAATTTGACGGTCGGCTCCGTATCTATCAGGGAGCATCTTCCGGCTAGCGGTGTACGCGAGGGAGAGCCGGAGGCGGACGGCTCCATAAGGGCCGTGCCGGGTTACCATGCGCTGCCGCATGCTTCTTCGTTCGTCGGCTGCTTGCTCGGAGCATTGAGATTTTATAATCGCTATGTCGACGAAGCGGTATTCGCCGCCGGAACCGGCCATTCGTTTCATCTTCGACTCGGGGAGGACGCGGGCCCGGAAGTGCAGCTTGATCTTGTGCGCGGCTACGGGCTCGATGTGACCAAGCGGAGCGGTGAGGAGGATGCAGCGGAGTTTGTGCGCAGCGCGCTTGCAAAAGGGCTTCCGCTTTTCGGCAAATGGGCCGGCGAGAAGCAGTATCGGGCGATCCGCTCCTGCAATCGGGAAGGCTTCAGATCCGAGGCGCCGGAAGCCGGAATCGCCGCATGGAGCGCGGCGGCGGGAGCTTCCGATCTGGAGCTGTACGCCGTGCGGCCGGCGAAGGAGGCGGAGGAGCGGGAGCGGATCATTGCGGTATTCCGCTATGCGGCGGATGTAGGAGCCTCATCGGCGGCCTCCGCGTTCGGGCAGTGGATCGCGGCGTCGTCCGCGCCGGATGCGAAGCCGGCCGAGCTCGCATCCGCTGCGCTTAATTGGAGCGCAAAACGCGAGGATATCGTGCAGCTTCTTCGGAGCGTACAAGTCGGGCAGACAGGGGGAAACCAGGCCGGTTTGCATGAGGAGGCGGCCAGGCTTTATGAGGCCGCGCGGGATAAACTGCGGGAAGCAGCGGAGCTGGCGGAAGCTTCGCGGAAGGACGCCGGCGGCTGGCGAAGCCGCGCTGCGGGCTGTATGGAAGCGGCGAGGCAGGCGGAGCTGGAAGCGGCCCGCACGCTTGGTCGCATCGCGGAAGCGCTGGCCGGCAGGAAGCTGCTTCCGGGCCTCGTGTATCAAGGCGACAGCTGCATATCTCATTTCAATACGCTGGTAGGGGTTGCCCGGTATTACGGCATCGATGCTTCGGATTCGTGGATCCGGGGAGCGACGGGGCGGCCTTTTCTGATGGCGGTGCACCCGGAAGTGAACGTTCACGACCACTGCCTTGCGCTGCCCGAGCACAAAATGATCGAGCTTTTCGCTGCCGGTCTGGGGCTCGAGCTCGGCTCGGTTCAGGGCGACGTGCGCGGAGAAGCGCGCCTGGCGCTGCTCCGCGAGGCGTGGGATGCGGCCCGTGCCGCCATCGACGCGGGATGGGCCGTCTTCGGCCGCTCCGTTGACCAGCCCGGCGGAGAGTATGCGCTCATCGTCGGATACGATCAAGACGGATATTATTCGCATTCGTGGCACGGGCGCGCGGGCAGCGCTATCCCCTGGCCGCAGCTCGGCCGCGGAGTATGTCCGTGCGAGCCCTGCACGCGGCGGCGTAATGATTGGAAAAGGGAAGGGCCCGTCAAAACGCCTTGCCGATGCCAGGCCTGCCGCCGTTTACAGGCGACGGGACCGTTCCTTCCGCCCGAAGAAGCGGGAGACATCCGGCTCTACTGGGCGAAACCGGGCAAGCCGGCCGAAGACCACAGCGTCGTATCGGGTGCTCTGCGTCTGGCCGTGGAGTTCGCAGCGCCGGACGGGCCGTGGGTGCAGCCCGATTTGCGAACCGGAGCGGAGGCGTACGATGTGTGGATTCGCGCGTTGGAAAAGGGGATCGTGGACGGTTGGTATTTGGGGCTGTATGCCAACGCCTGGCGGGAGCTGAGATACCATGCAGGGCAGTTTCTTAGCGAAGCCAAAGAGCGCCTCGCCGCAATGCTGCCGCATAGCGCGTCCGCCTTTGACGACGCTATCCGGCAGGCGCAGAAGCTGAACGAAATTTTTACGAAGCTGAATGAAATGTTCCCCTGGATGCAGCCGTTCGGGCCGATTCCGGACAAGGAACGGCGGTACGCGGGCGCCGAACTGCTGCGCAAGGGCCGGCAGGCCGAACTTGACGCGATAGAATCGTACACCCGGCTGCTGGAGCATCTGGAAGGCTAA
- a CDS encoding Fe-Mn family superoxide dismutase, with product MLRVYGTLMPLRVLEEIRFWKMQEKEHTLVIRQIAPGLEPEYVRLMEQWEQVFAQAEMAATRWIEAVIRMQAPLDPAMLARIQALLASAAEQSNAFIGQLISLMQLSKALRENAFAGTVVQHIIRESEYFLGVLQAISFDDPGGWMTMTPMPARAEAPGLDPTADADNIKERVKLHIIGKTEKASAMELTSTNEGVWTPPAAEPHSPVPIGGHKLPPLPYPYDALEPYIDAETMRLHHDKHHQTYVDGLNKAETMLSRARKSGDFALVKHWERELAFHGAGHYLHSIFWNAMKPGGSKIGGPILPELSASFGSTSAFQRQFSEAADKVEGGGWAILVWSPRSRRLEILQAEKHQNLSQWDVAPLLPLDVWEHAYYLKYRNERRKYIDAWWNVVNWDYINDRFTAARSASWHSF from the coding sequence ATGCTGCGAGTTTACGGAACGCTTATGCCGCTGCGCGTGCTGGAAGAAATTCGGTTTTGGAAAATGCAGGAGAAAGAACATACGCTCGTCATCCGGCAGATCGCTCCCGGGCTCGAGCCGGAATATGTCCGATTGATGGAACAGTGGGAGCAGGTGTTCGCTCAAGCAGAGATGGCGGCAACGCGTTGGATCGAAGCGGTGATCCGCATGCAGGCGCCTCTCGATCCGGCAATGCTGGCCCGGATTCAGGCACTGCTCGCAAGCGCGGCGGAGCAATCGAATGCGTTTATTGGCCAGCTGATATCGCTGATGCAGCTCAGCAAAGCTTTGCGGGAAAACGCATTCGCGGGCACGGTCGTTCAGCATATCATCCGCGAATCGGAATATTTTTTGGGCGTGCTTCAGGCGATAAGCTTTGACGATCCGGGAGGCTGGATGACGATGACCCCGATGCCCGCTCGCGCCGAAGCGCCGGGCCTCGATCCGACTGCGGACGCGGACAACATCAAGGAACGCGTTAAACTGCACATTATCGGCAAAACGGAGAAAGCTTCGGCCATGGAGCTCACCTCCACCAACGAAGGCGTCTGGACGCCGCCCGCAGCCGAGCCGCACAGCCCCGTCCCCATCGGCGGCCATAAGCTGCCTCCGCTCCCCTACCCTTATGACGCTCTGGAGCCGTATATCGATGCCGAAACGATGCGGCTGCATCACGACAAGCACCATCAAACCTATGTAGACGGGTTGAATAAAGCCGAAACGATGCTGTCCCGCGCGCGCAAATCCGGCGACTTCGCGCTCGTCAAGCATTGGGAAAGAGAGCTTGCCTTCCATGGCGCCGGGCATTACCTGCATTCGATTTTCTGGAACGCCATGAAGCCGGGAGGAAGCAAAATCGGCGGCCCCATATTGCCTGAGCTGTCCGCCTCCTTCGGCAGTACCTCCGCGTTTCAGCGGCAGTTTTCCGAAGCGGCGGACAAAGTGGAGGGCGGCGGATGGGCGATTCTCGTCTGGAGCCCGCGAAGCCGGCGGCTCGAGATTTTACAGGCGGAAAAACACCAAAACCTGTCGCAGTGGGACGTCGCCCCCCTTCTTCCGCTGGACGTCTGGGAGCACGCATATTATTTGAAATACCGGAATGAGCGCCGCAAATATATCGATGCCTGGTGGAACGTCGTGAATTGGGATTATATTAACGACCGCTTTACCGCCGCCCGGAGCGCTTCGTGGCATTCTTTCTGA
- the folE gene encoding GTP cyclohydrolase I FolE, producing MPAKEYRNNRVIENRELIEHHVKEILRLIGEDVDREGLLDTPARVTRMYEEIFAGYDADPREILGVTFDEKHEELVIIKDIVYYSQCEHHMAPFFGKIHVGYIPSGKIAGLSKFARLVEAITRRLQVQERITSEIADIMDEVLKPHGCMVVVEGEHLCMCSRGVKKPGSKTVSSAVRGLFRTDAAARSEFLALIKE from the coding sequence ATGCCTGCAAAGGAATACAGAAACAACAGGGTTATCGAAAACCGCGAGCTGATCGAGCATCACGTCAAAGAAATTTTGCGTTTGATCGGAGAGGACGTCGATCGGGAAGGGCTGCTGGACACACCGGCCCGGGTTACCCGGATGTATGAGGAGATTTTCGCCGGGTACGATGCAGATCCGAGAGAAATATTGGGCGTCACCTTCGATGAAAAACACGAGGAGCTCGTTATCATCAAGGATATTGTCTACTACAGCCAATGCGAGCATCACATGGCCCCTTTTTTCGGTAAAATACACGTCGGGTACATCCCGAGCGGCAAAATCGCCGGACTCAGCAAGTTTGCGCGCTTGGTCGAGGCGATTACGCGACGCCTGCAGGTGCAGGAGCGGATTACGTCGGAAATTGCCGACATCATGGATGAAGTGCTGAAGCCGCACGGCTGCATGGTGGTCGTCGAAGGAGAGCATTTGTGCATGTGCTCGCGAGGCGTGAAGAAGCCGGGCAGCAAGACGGTCAGCTCCGCGGTCCGCGGGCTGTTCCGTACGGATGCGGCCGCGCGTTCCGAGTTTTTGGCACTGATCAAAGAGTAA
- a CDS encoding alpha/beta hydrolase, with protein MDSTSYQPASLSPATAEVVVARPASAKRRWLLIVIMSLLLLMTSLILAFHAYIAWTLARPHVDPLKSNPLKAIGTPYEDVVFPSANGKTEVSGWYIPGSTHKTVIFSHGYGANREEIWVPIYALAGALNKQGYNVLMFDYGFVHPELTVTGGIQESQELLGAIDFVKQREASKIFVWGFSMGAGTALQAALQTKDIDGMILDSTFILDPETLYHNMKQYVNLPKFPSLPLVKLFFPILNGVSLKQIPYQKVMETKYTMPIYFIHGQKDLKAPYEIVEDIYKNQVNPESQLWLLPNGEHEWIYQPNKRTYLNRTLGFLNELAAAPNLKLTQ; from the coding sequence ATGGACAGCACTTCTTATCAGCCTGCTTCCCTTTCCCCCGCCACAGCGGAAGTCGTCGTCGCCAGGCCCGCTTCGGCCAAGAGACGGTGGCTGCTTATCGTCATTATGTCCCTGCTTTTGCTCATGACGAGTCTGATCCTGGCGTTTCACGCCTATATCGCCTGGACGCTCGCGCGGCCTCACGTCGATCCGCTCAAATCGAATCCGCTGAAAGCGATCGGCACTCCTTACGAGGACGTCGTTTTCCCGAGCGCCAACGGCAAAACCGAGGTCAGCGGCTGGTACATCCCCGGCTCGACGCATAAAACCGTCATCTTTTCGCACGGATACGGCGCCAACCGCGAAGAAATTTGGGTGCCGATCTATGCGCTCGCCGGAGCGCTGAATAAGCAGGGCTACAACGTGCTTATGTTCGACTACGGGTTCGTCCATCCCGAGCTAACCGTCACTGGAGGCATTCAGGAATCCCAGGAGCTGCTCGGAGCGATCGATTTCGTCAAGCAGCGGGAAGCGAGCAAAATTTTCGTATGGGGCTTTTCCATGGGGGCCGGTACGGCGCTGCAGGCGGCTTTGCAGACCAAAGATATCGACGGGATGATCTTGGACAGCACGTTTATCCTCGATCCGGAAACGCTGTATCACAACATGAAGCAGTACGTGAATTTGCCGAAGTTCCCTTCCCTGCCGCTCGTCAAGTTGTTTTTCCCGATTCTGAACGGCGTCAGCCTGAAGCAGATCCCTTATCAAAAGGTGATGGAAACGAAATATACGATGCCGATTTATTTTATTCACGGGCAAAAGGATTTGAAGGCGCCTTATGAAATCGTGGAGGACATTTATAAAAATCAGGTGAATCCGGAATCGCAGCTGTGGCTGCTGCCGAACGGAGAGCATGAATGGATTTACCAGCCCAACAAGCGCACCTATTTGAACCGGACGCTGGGTTTTCTGAACGAGCTTGCCGCGGCACCGAATCTGAAGCTGACCCAATAA
- a CDS encoding YneF family protein, whose translation MWSIIIPIVTLIVGGIGGFFVGVFYLRKQMEKMQSNPEMLQQMAKQMGYNLNKQQLAKAQQMMKSQKFKK comes from the coding sequence ATGTGGAGTATCATCATCCCGATTGTAACGCTGATTGTAGGAGGCATCGGCGGCTTTTTCGTCGGCGTATTTTATTTGCGCAAGCAGATGGAGAAGATGCAGTCGAATCCGGAGATGCTGCAGCAGATGGCGAAGCAGATGGGCTACAACCTGAACAAGCAGCAGCTGGCCAAGGCCCAGCAAATGATGAAAAGCCAAAAATTCAAAAAATAA